One Streptosporangium sp. NBC_01495 DNA window includes the following coding sequences:
- a CDS encoding helix-turn-helix transcriptional regulator, with amino-acid sequence MSADARRELGTFLRAHRETLSPRDIGLRPGGRRRTPGLRREEVATLSGVGIAWYTWLEQGRVSASRQVLESVARTLRLDDDGLRHVLALSGLAAPNLPADPTLAARMRPILDSWPLSPALLLDRHFDLLAWNAAYAALWGDPGRIPAERRNLMWVMTGDPRTMGLLRDWEPLAMSVFQHFRGQAGPYLDDVRTGEVYALLERDRPDLTNWWQCPSVATFSTRDVVVEGPMTFVFSLLHPVEEPGALILLQTPRNEADRLRMAALTTTATTATAALAARVDPEPARR; translated from the coding sequence GTGAGCGCCGACGCCCGTCGCGAGCTCGGCACGTTCCTGCGTGCCCACCGGGAAACGCTCAGTCCCCGAGACATCGGCCTGCGGCCGGGAGGCCGCCGCCGCACACCGGGGCTCCGCAGGGAGGAGGTGGCCACGCTCTCCGGAGTCGGCATCGCCTGGTACACCTGGCTGGAGCAGGGCAGGGTCTCAGCCTCCCGGCAGGTGCTCGAATCGGTGGCCAGGACCCTGAGACTCGACGACGACGGCCTCCGCCACGTGCTGGCGCTGTCCGGCCTGGCCGCCCCGAACCTGCCCGCCGATCCCACGCTGGCCGCCCGGATGCGCCCGATCCTGGACAGCTGGCCCCTGTCCCCCGCGCTGCTGCTGGACCGCCACTTCGACCTGCTGGCGTGGAACGCCGCCTACGCCGCCCTGTGGGGCGACCCGGGGCGGATCCCCGCCGAACGCCGCAACCTCATGTGGGTCATGACGGGCGATCCGCGCACGATGGGACTGCTTCGCGACTGGGAGCCCCTGGCGATGAGCGTGTTCCAGCACTTCCGGGGCCAGGCGGGCCCTTACCTGGACGACGTGCGCACCGGGGAGGTGTACGCGCTCCTGGAGCGTGACCGCCCCGATCTGACCAACTGGTGGCAGTGCCCGTCGGTCGCCACCTTCAGCACCCGCGACGTCGTGGTCGAGGGGCCGATGACGTTCGTCTTCTCCCTCCTCCACCCGGTGGAGGAACCGGGTGCGCTGATCCTGCTGCAGACACCGCGCAACGAGGCCGACCGGCTGCGGATGGCGGCGCTGACGACAACGGCGACGACGGCGACAGCGGCGTTGGCGGCCCGCGTGGACCCGGAACCGGCGCGCCGCTGA
- a CDS encoding LLM class F420-dependent oxidoreductase — protein sequence MTLPLPGIPLAAHRHIVERMPDLGYSDVWTAEGGGHDAFTPLALAAAWSSRVRLATGIVPAQTRGPAVLAQHAATLAEVAPGRVLLGVGSSVPAHVSDINGIPFTEPFKRTRDVVRFVRSALRGEYVTGPFDTFEITGYRLPWVPAEPPKVIVGALRPGMLRMGFEDGDGAISNLLSAADVPKIVETVGPQPPGKELVVKVFVCPSDDPEFVRRATRPFLAWILNREPYRRFQEWLGRGGLLAETHDLWDRGDHAGAAAALPAEVVDELFVNGTPEDCRERIARFHRPGVTSLQLYVSLPPEVRGDPREVLRILRELGPA from the coding sequence GTGACACTGCCGCTGCCGGGCATCCCGCTGGCCGCGCACCGGCACATCGTGGAGCGCATGCCCGACCTCGGTTACTCGGACGTATGGACGGCCGAGGGCGGCGGCCACGACGCCTTCACCCCGCTGGCCCTGGCCGCCGCCTGGTCCTCACGGGTGCGCCTGGCCACCGGGATCGTCCCCGCCCAGACCCGGGGACCCGCCGTGCTCGCCCAGCACGCGGCGACGCTCGCCGAGGTCGCGCCGGGACGGGTGCTGCTCGGCGTGGGCTCCTCGGTGCCCGCGCACGTCAGCGACATCAACGGCATCCCGTTCACCGAGCCCTTCAAACGGACCCGCGACGTGGTCCGCTTCGTCAGGAGCGCGCTCCGCGGCGAGTACGTGACCGGGCCCTTCGACACCTTCGAGATCACCGGCTACCGGCTCCCCTGGGTGCCGGCCGAGCCGCCCAAGGTGATCGTGGGAGCGCTGCGGCCGGGGATGCTGCGGATGGGGTTCGAGGACGGCGACGGGGCCATCTCCAACCTGCTCTCCGCCGCGGACGTGCCGAAGATCGTCGAGACGGTCGGGCCCCAGCCGCCCGGTAAGGAACTCGTGGTGAAGGTGTTCGTGTGCCCGTCGGACGACCCCGAGTTCGTACGGCGGGCGACCCGGCCGTTCCTCGCCTGGATCCTGAACCGCGAGCCGTACCGGAGGTTCCAGGAATGGCTCGGCCGGGGCGGCCTGCTCGCCGAGACCCACGACCTGTGGGACCGGGGCGACCACGCGGGCGCCGCCGCCGCGCTTCCCGCGGAGGTCGTGGACGAACTGTTCGTCAACGGGACGCCGGAGGACTGCCGGGAACGGATCGCCCGGTTCCACCGGCCCGGGGTCACCTCGCTCCAGCTCTACGTGAGCCTGCCGCCCGAGGTGCGGGGAGATCCCCGGGAGGTGCTGCGGATCCTGCGGGAGCTGGGGCCCGCCTGA
- a CDS encoding MFS transporter — protein sequence MDSKATPTADRRSLWRHRDFTLLWAAQTVSQIGSQITFFAIPVIALTVLNASTTQVGLLVAAETLPFLLVSLPAGVWVDRWDRRRILIFTDVGRMVVLATLPIAYLFDMLSIGLMLVVGLLVGVQTVFFDIADQAFLPSVVETEDIPAGNTRLEVSRSIAYLGGPSLGGLLIQVLIAPFVLLFNVAGYLVSAVLVSMITSRPATTGPEPAAPRRRMATEIGEGLRFVFGNRTLRAIAMCTALMNLIGLGGALTALLVVFALNDLDLTPGTLGLILTLGNAGALLGAMVNARVVRTLGLGPTLVGAALLAVLPILLIASAGPGAGSLLVSVAIGLMLAGISVYNINQISLRQAITPTELQGRMNASMRFAVWGTLPLGAAIGGVLGDVFGVRPMLWVLGSLAALVCLPLLLTREIRTLRTGPAGKG from the coding sequence ATGGACAGCAAGGCCACGCCCACCGCGGACCGGCGAAGTCTCTGGCGTCACCGTGACTTCACCCTGCTGTGGGCGGCCCAGACGGTCAGCCAGATCGGCTCGCAGATCACCTTCTTCGCCATCCCGGTGATCGCGCTGACCGTGCTCAACGCGTCCACCACCCAGGTCGGCCTGCTCGTGGCCGCGGAAACCCTGCCGTTCCTGCTGGTCTCGCTGCCCGCGGGCGTGTGGGTCGACCGCTGGGACCGGCGCCGCATTCTGATCTTCACCGACGTCGGGCGGATGGTGGTCCTCGCGACCCTGCCGATCGCCTACCTGTTCGACATGCTGAGCATCGGGCTGATGCTGGTCGTCGGCCTGCTGGTCGGGGTGCAGACGGTGTTCTTCGACATCGCCGACCAGGCGTTCCTGCCCTCGGTGGTCGAGACCGAGGACATTCCCGCGGGCAACACCCGGCTGGAGGTGTCCAGGTCGATCGCGTACCTGGGGGGACCGAGCCTCGGCGGACTGCTCATCCAGGTGCTGATCGCGCCGTTCGTGCTGCTGTTCAACGTGGCCGGCTACCTGGTGTCGGCCGTGCTGGTCAGCATGATCACCAGTCGTCCCGCCACCACCGGGCCGGAACCCGCCGCCCCGCGGCGGAGGATGGCCACGGAGATCGGCGAGGGGTTGCGGTTCGTCTTCGGCAACCGCACGCTGCGGGCGATCGCCATGTGCACGGCACTGATGAACCTGATCGGGCTCGGTGGCGCGCTGACCGCGCTGCTGGTGGTGTTCGCGCTCAACGACCTCGACCTCACGCCCGGCACGCTCGGGCTCATCCTGACCCTGGGCAACGCGGGCGCCCTGCTCGGCGCGATGGTCAACGCGCGGGTGGTCAGGACCCTGGGGCTGGGGCCGACGCTGGTCGGCGCCGCGCTGCTGGCGGTCCTGCCGATCCTGCTCATCGCCTCGGCGGGACCGGGCGCCGGTTCGCTGCTCGTCTCCGTCGCGATCGGGCTGATGCTGGCGGGGATCTCGGTCTACAACATCAACCAGATCAGCCTGCGGCAGGCGATCACGCCGACGGAGCTGCAGGGCCGGATGAACGCGTCCATGCGGTTCGCGGTGTGGGGCACGCTCCCGCTGGGCGCCGCCATCGGCGGCGTGCTCGGCGACGTGTTCGGCGTCCGGCCGATGCTGTGGGTCCTCGGCTCGCTGGCGGCCCTGGTGTGCCTGCCGCTCCTGCTCACCCGCGAGATCAGGACACTGCGCACCGGGCCGGCGGGGAAAGGGTAG
- a CDS encoding peroxidase family protein, whose protein sequence is MFFTVPQSIARELPRFLNAVGRIPLVRRAVSTVVIEVLAGSTSPRPRALSMADDYTSWKSLTDRTFSGRHLPPILPSPEELPSEESVNDLFRRRKDERGEDVEIESTDTSVMFMFFAQWFTDSFLRTSREDFRKNTSTQEIDLCQIYGLTEEKTHLLRAHQDGRLKSQLIDGEEYPEFLFKPRSPGKPPVFKPEFEGLHDPEFIIKVLLEDAPEKQKDLFFAVGLEHGNSTIGNTIMNVVFLREHNRIAGLLKKAHPEWADRPEGADPHLFETTRNIMIVLLLKLVVEEYVRHISPYDFPLEAVPFIADGKRWNRSNWVSIEFNLLYRWHSLVPSTIGSGPDRLESTGFRNNNPLVLSRGIESLISQCSRERAGRIGLMNTPHFLVDRDPAHPDRPSVQERTIALARKAQLASYNDYRENFGLGRLKDFGQLTKDTDLRGRLEKLYDDDIDKLEWYVGIFAEDYSRDEMMGRLMTTMVAYDAFTQALTNPLLARNVFNEATFTGVGLDLIKKTKSLQQIVARNSTSPESVRCTFRC, encoded by the coding sequence ATGTTCTTCACTGTGCCGCAGTCGATTGCCCGGGAGCTGCCCCGGTTCCTGAACGCCGTGGGACGGATCCCGCTGGTCCGCAGGGCGGTCAGCACCGTGGTGATCGAAGTCCTGGCCGGCTCGACCTCGCCGAGGCCGCGCGCGCTGTCGATGGCCGACGACTACACCAGCTGGAAGAGCCTGACCGACCGGACGTTCAGCGGACGCCACCTGCCCCCGATCCTGCCGTCACCGGAAGAACTACCGAGTGAGGAGAGCGTCAACGACCTGTTCCGGCGCCGCAAGGACGAGCGGGGAGAGGACGTGGAGATCGAGTCCACGGACACCAGCGTGATGTTCATGTTCTTCGCGCAGTGGTTCACCGACAGTTTCCTGCGGACCAGCAGGGAGGACTTCCGCAAGAACACCTCCACCCAGGAGATCGACCTCTGCCAGATCTACGGGCTCACCGAAGAGAAGACGCACCTGCTGCGCGCGCATCAGGACGGACGGCTGAAAAGCCAGCTGATCGACGGCGAGGAATACCCCGAATTCCTCTTCAAGCCGCGATCCCCGGGGAAGCCGCCGGTGTTCAAACCGGAGTTCGAAGGACTCCACGACCCTGAGTTCATCATCAAGGTGCTCCTTGAGGACGCCCCCGAGAAGCAGAAGGACCTGTTCTTCGCCGTCGGGCTGGAGCACGGCAACTCCACCATCGGCAACACCATCATGAACGTCGTCTTCCTGCGCGAACACAACCGGATCGCGGGCCTGCTCAAGAAGGCGCATCCGGAATGGGCCGACCGGCCGGAGGGAGCCGACCCCCACCTGTTCGAGACCACCCGCAACATCATGATCGTCCTGCTGCTCAAGCTGGTGGTCGAGGAGTACGTCAGGCACATCAGCCCGTACGACTTCCCGCTGGAGGCCGTCCCGTTCATCGCGGACGGGAAACGCTGGAACCGTTCCAACTGGGTCTCGATAGAGTTCAACCTGCTGTACCGGTGGCATTCGCTCGTTCCCAGCACGATCGGTTCCGGTCCGGACCGGCTGGAATCGACCGGCTTCCGCAACAACAACCCGCTCGTCTTGTCCCGCGGGATCGAATCCCTGATCTCTCAGTGCTCCAGGGAACGCGCCGGGCGGATCGGCCTCATGAACACGCCCCACTTCCTGGTCGACCGCGATCCCGCCCACCCCGACCGCCCCTCGGTGCAGGAACGGACCATCGCCCTGGCGCGCAAGGCGCAACTCGCCTCTTACAACGACTACCGCGAGAATTTCGGCCTCGGACGGCTCAAGGACTTCGGCCAGCTCACGAAGGACACCGACCTGCGGGGACGTCTGGAGAAGCTCTACGACGACGACATCGACAAACTCGAATGGTACGTGGGCATCTTCGCCGAGGACTACTCCCGCGACGAGATGATGGGCAGGCTGATGACGACCATGGTCGCCTACGACGCCTTCACCCAGGCCCTGACCAACCCCCTCCTCGCCCGCAACGTCTTCAACGAGGCCACCTTCACCGGTGTCGGCCTGGACCTCATCAAGAAGACGAAATCCCTGCAACAGATCGTCGCCCGCAACTCCACCTCTCCCGAATCCGTCCGCTGCACCTTCCGCTGCTGA
- a CDS encoding NACHT domain-containing protein codes for MSGRFLKWIGMTVFAATVSGLGLYLLTRDKLEEADQSASVIGAFIGLGSLALTLYGMLADRGTRSASTPVNPEETIVAAKKALTGLVARQWRTEATIRALDDPEPIPITWHLVDDAATMDHPRLVGEHLWTFTGSSDRIPELADAFRRLRRRRLVITGSPGTGKTTLAIQLLQHLVAPGHDAADPVPVLVPVNGWNTTTHPRLHDWLAARLPLDYPALTAPRFGTAAAQALLDHGHILPILDGLDEIPDHARTQVIRALNRWLAEGDSFILTSRTTEYDQAVKQAGDVLNAAAVIAPAPITAADAETYLRACLPPAPRHDWTPIWAALHNATHPGLSRLAETALGLWLIRTVHITPATDPIPLTGPPAQQETTLRAHLFDHLIPAAIDSRPPSSDPAEHFRPRTAWNPDHTRDHLTYLARLLHHHNTYDLAWWQLAQHTVPPAGRRRTVRRAVLVVGLTGGLMAALGLPGGFGLAFGLMAGLVIRRRGGLVFGLTGVLVGSLAFGLEFGLVGVLAIGFAVGRGTWFTETPGYADLHLSGRTTDLIKNVRNALAKWLAVGFAFGLAFGFMDGLMDGLMNGLVFGLAFGLLVGLAVGLAVGSADGVIKWAEQPASSTIATTPLTSWKADRTLTLLRVITLGLGVGLGLGLLAGLMSGPMGGITFGITLGLTFGLTLGNHHAWLAYTIAARRLAKKGHLPRKLMAFLDDAHRLGLLRTVGPVYQFRHAELQDHLAAPPSPSSEPTGTTTTPRSTENAS; via the coding sequence ATGTCGGGACGCTTTTTGAAATGGATCGGCATGACCGTGTTCGCCGCCACGGTGAGCGGACTGGGCCTTTACCTGCTCACCCGGGACAAGCTGGAGGAGGCCGATCAGTCGGCGAGCGTGATCGGCGCGTTCATCGGCCTGGGCAGCCTGGCCCTGACGCTCTACGGAATGCTCGCCGACCGCGGTACCCGTTCGGCCTCGACGCCGGTGAATCCCGAGGAAACCATCGTCGCGGCCAAGAAGGCGCTGACCGGCCTGGTGGCCCGGCAGTGGCGCACCGAGGCGACCATCCGCGCCCTGGACGATCCCGAACCGATCCCGATCACCTGGCACCTGGTCGACGACGCCGCGACGATGGACCACCCACGCCTGGTCGGCGAGCACCTGTGGACGTTCACCGGCTCCAGCGACCGGATCCCCGAACTCGCCGATGCCTTTCGCAGGTTGCGGCGCCGACGGCTGGTCATCACCGGCAGCCCCGGCACCGGTAAGACCACCCTGGCCATTCAGCTGCTGCAGCACCTGGTGGCCCCCGGCCATGACGCGGCCGATCCGGTGCCGGTGCTGGTACCCGTCAACGGCTGGAACACCACCACCCACCCGCGGCTGCACGACTGGCTCGCCGCCCGCCTGCCCCTCGACTACCCGGCGCTGACCGCCCCACGGTTCGGAACAGCCGCCGCTCAGGCCCTGCTCGATCACGGCCACATCCTGCCCATCCTGGACGGCCTGGACGAGATACCCGACCACGCCCGCACCCAGGTGATCCGCGCGTTGAACCGGTGGCTGGCCGAGGGCGACTCCTTCATCCTCACCAGCCGCACCACCGAATACGACCAGGCGGTCAAGCAGGCCGGCGACGTGCTCAACGCCGCCGCCGTCATCGCCCCGGCCCCGATCACCGCGGCCGACGCAGAAACCTACCTGCGCGCCTGCCTGCCGCCGGCCCCCCGCCACGACTGGACCCCGATCTGGGCCGCGCTGCACAACGCCACCCACCCGGGCCTGAGCCGACTGGCCGAAACCGCGCTGGGACTGTGGCTGATCCGCACCGTCCACATCACACCCGCCACCGACCCCATCCCCCTGACCGGCCCCCCGGCCCAGCAGGAGACGACACTGCGGGCCCATCTGTTCGACCACCTCATCCCCGCCGCCATCGACAGCCGACCCCCCAGCAGCGACCCCGCCGAACACTTCCGGCCCCGCACCGCCTGGAACCCCGACCACACCCGCGACCACCTCACCTACCTCGCCCGTCTCCTGCACCACCACAACACCTACGACCTGGCCTGGTGGCAACTCGCCCAGCACACCGTCCCTCCCGCCGGACGACGCCGCACCGTCCGGCGGGCCGTGCTCGTGGTCGGTCTTACCGGCGGGCTCATGGCCGCACTCGGGCTTCCGGGCGGGTTCGGGCTCGCGTTCGGGCTCATGGCCGGGCTCGTGATCAGGCGCAGGGGCGGCCTCGTGTTCGGGCTCACGGGCGTGCTGGTGGGCAGCCTCGCGTTCGGGCTCGAGTTCGGGCTCGTGGGCGTGCTCGCGATCGGGTTCGCGGTCGGACGCGGTACATGGTTCACCGAGACCCCCGGTTATGCCGATCTGCATCTGTCAGGAAGAACAACCGACCTCATCAAAAACGTGCGAAACGCGCTCGCGAAATGGCTCGCGGTTGGGTTCGCGTTCGGGCTCGCGTTCGGATTCATGGACGGGCTCATGGACGGGCTCATGAACGGGCTCGTGTTCGGGCTCGCGTTCGGGCTCCTGGTCGGACTCGCGGTCGGACTCGCGGTCGGATCCGCGGACGGGGTGATCAAGTGGGCGGAACAGCCCGCCTCCTCCACGATCGCGACCACACCGCTGACGAGCTGGAAAGCCGACAGAACCCTGACACTGCTACGAGTCATAACGCTCGGGCTCGGAGTCGGGCTCGGGCTCGGGCTCCTGGCCGGGCTCATGTCCGGGCCCATGGGTGGGATCACGTTCGGGATCACGCTCGGGCTCACCTTCGGGCTCACGCTTGGAAATCACCATGCTTGGCTGGCCTACACGATCGCCGCCCGGCGATTGGCCAAAAAGGGGCACCTGCCCCGCAAGCTGATGGCGTTCCTCGACGACGCCCACCGCCTCGGCCTGCTCCGCACCGTCGGCCCCGTCTACCAGTTCCGCCACGCCGAACTCCAAGACCACCTCGCCGCACCACCATCGCCGAGCAGCGAGCCCACCGGCACGACCACAACACCAAGATCCACCGAAAATGCCAGCTGA
- the argG gene encoding argininosuccinate synthase, whose amino-acid sequence MSKVLTSLPTGERVGIAFSGGLDTSVAVAWMRDNGAVPCTYTADIGQYDEPDIASVPGRALTYGAEIARLVDCRAALVEEGLAALTCGAFHIRSAGRPYFNTTPLGRAVTGTLLVRAMIDDDVQIWGDGSTFKGNDIERFYRYGLLANPHLRIYKPWLDADFVSELGGRKEMSEWLLAHDLPYRDSTEKAYSTDANIWGATHEAKTLEHLDTGIETVDPIMGVRFWDPAVEIATEVVTIGFDQGRPVTINGKEFATPVDLVMEANTIGGRHGMGMSDQIENRVIEAKSRGIYEAPGMALLHAAYERLVNAIHNEDTLASYHNEGRRLGRLMYEGRWLDPQALMLRESLQRWVGTAITGEVTLRLRRGEDYSILDTSGPAFSYHPDKLSMERTEDSAFGPVDRIGQLTMRNLDIADSRAKLEQYANLGMVGTTHPALIGAAQAASTGLIGAMPQGGAEAIASRGTVSGDDEMLDRAAMEFGTD is encoded by the coding sequence ATGTCCAAGGTTCTCACCTCCTTGCCCACCGGCGAGCGCGTCGGCATCGCCTTCTCCGGCGGCCTCGACACCTCGGTCGCCGTCGCGTGGATGCGCGACAACGGTGCCGTCCCGTGCACCTACACCGCCGACATCGGCCAGTACGACGAGCCCGACATCGCCTCGGTGCCCGGCCGCGCGTTGACGTACGGTGCCGAGATCGCGCGCCTGGTCGACTGCCGCGCGGCGCTGGTCGAGGAGGGCCTGGCCGCGCTCACCTGCGGCGCGTTCCACATCCGCTCGGCCGGGCGCCCCTACTTCAACACCACGCCGCTCGGCCGTGCCGTCACCGGGACCCTGCTGGTCCGGGCGATGATCGACGACGACGTGCAGATCTGGGGCGACGGCTCGACGTTCAAGGGCAACGACATCGAGCGGTTCTACCGCTACGGTCTGCTCGCGAACCCCCACCTGCGCATCTACAAACCCTGGCTCGACGCGGACTTCGTGTCCGAGCTCGGTGGCCGCAAGGAGATGTCGGAGTGGCTGCTCGCCCACGACCTGCCCTACCGTGACAGCACCGAGAAGGCGTACTCGACCGACGCCAACATCTGGGGTGCCACCCACGAGGCCAAGACCCTGGAGCACCTCGACACCGGCATCGAGACCGTGGACCCGATCATGGGCGTGCGGTTCTGGGATCCCGCGGTCGAGATCGCCACCGAGGTCGTGACCATCGGCTTCGACCAGGGCCGCCCGGTAACGATCAACGGCAAGGAGTTCGCCACCCCGGTCGACCTGGTGATGGAGGCGAACACGATCGGCGGACGGCACGGCATGGGCATGTCCGACCAGATCGAGAACCGGGTGATCGAGGCCAAGAGCCGCGGCATCTACGAGGCGCCCGGGATGGCATTGCTGCACGCGGCGTACGAGCGGCTGGTCAACGCGATCCACAACGAGGACACCCTGGCGAGCTACCACAACGAGGGGCGGCGGCTCGGCCGGTTGATGTACGAGGGCCGCTGGCTCGACCCGCAGGCGCTGATGCTGCGAGAGTCGCTGCAGCGCTGGGTCGGCACGGCGATCACCGGCGAGGTGACGCTGCGGCTGCGGCGCGGCGAGGACTACTCGATCCTGGACACCTCCGGCCCGGCCTTCAGCTACCACCCGGACAAGCTGTCGATGGAGCGCACCGAGGACTCTGCGTTCGGTCCGGTGGACCGGATCGGCCAGCTCACCATGCGCAACCTCGACATCGCCGACTCGCGCGCCAAGCTCGAGCAGTACGCCAACCTCGGCATGGTCGGCACCACCCATCCCGCGCTCATCGGCGCCGCCCAGGCGGCCTCCACCGGGCTGATCGGCGCGATGCCGCAGGGCGGCGCGGAGGCCATCGCCTCACGCGGCACGGTCTCCGGCGACGACGAGATGCTCGACCGCGCCGCGATGGAGTTCGGCACCGACTGA
- a CDS encoding VOC family protein — MDNVLIVVDDLDAVISFFVELGMELEGKAPIEGRWVERVIGIDDVRQDVAMLRTPDGHGRIELAMFHTPKAISAEPKDAPANTLGIRRIMFAVDDIEDVVARLRTHGAELVGELARYEDSYRLCYVRGPEGIIVGLAEQLS, encoded by the coding sequence ATGGACAACGTCCTCATCGTTGTCGACGACCTTGACGCTGTTATTTCGTTCTTCGTCGAACTCGGCATGGAGCTGGAAGGCAAGGCGCCGATCGAGGGACGTTGGGTGGAGCGTGTCATCGGGATCGACGACGTCCGACAGGACGTCGCGATGCTGCGGACCCCGGACGGCCACGGCCGAATCGAGCTGGCGATGTTCCACACGCCGAAGGCGATCAGTGCCGAGCCGAAGGACGCACCCGCGAACACGCTGGGCATTCGTCGCATCATGTTCGCCGTCGACGACATCGAGGACGTCGTTGCCCGCCTGCGCACCCACGGCGCCGAACTCGTCGGCGAGCTGGCGCGATACGAGGACAGCTACCGGCTCTGCTACGTCCGCGGCCCCGAGGGCATCATCGTCGGACTGGCCGAACAACTCAGCTGA
- a CDS encoding NmrA family NAD(P)-binding protein: protein MPMTFLVTGATGRVGRHVVDHLLRTGRRVRALTRDPAGADLPESVEVVRGDLTDPGTLGPAFDGVEGVHLLTVGGDDYATLRTGPELARLAEKAGVRRVALLWNGEVGPVEEAFAASGLEWTRLQPVDFMSNALAWAPDIRAEGEVREPFADVPGGVVDEADVGAVSAAVLVRGGHAGRTYVLTGPRVLSRRQRLAAIAEATGRPLRLVELTEEQARRRWRQAGHAEELVELLASWQGNPPPESISISPTVREITGREPRSFEEWAVEHAAHFGAEA, encoded by the coding sequence ATGCCAATGACGTTTCTGGTGACCGGAGCGACGGGCCGGGTCGGCCGGCACGTGGTCGACCACCTGCTCCGTACGGGGCGGAGAGTGCGCGCGCTGACCAGGGATCCGGCCGGGGCCGACCTGCCGGAGTCCGTGGAGGTGGTGCGGGGCGATCTCACCGATCCCGGAACGCTGGGGCCGGCCTTCGACGGTGTCGAGGGCGTGCATCTGCTGACCGTGGGTGGCGACGACTACGCCACGCTGCGGACCGGACCGGAGCTGGCCAGGCTGGCGGAGAAGGCGGGAGTGCGGCGGGTCGCGCTGTTGTGGAACGGCGAGGTGGGCCCGGTGGAGGAGGCCTTCGCGGCGAGCGGCCTTGAGTGGACCAGGCTGCAGCCGGTCGACTTCATGAGTAACGCGCTGGCCTGGGCGCCGGACATCAGGGCGGAGGGCGAGGTGCGTGAGCCGTTCGCCGACGTTCCCGGCGGGGTGGTGGACGAGGCCGACGTCGGCGCCGTGTCGGCGGCGGTGCTCGTGCGCGGCGGCCACGCGGGGAGGACATACGTGCTCACGGGGCCTCGGGTGCTCAGCCGGCGCCAGCGCCTGGCCGCGATCGCGGAGGCGACGGGCCGTCCGCTTCGCCTCGTCGAGCTCACCGAGGAGCAGGCGCGCCGGCGCTGGCGGCAGGCGGGGCACGCCGAGGAGCTCGTCGAGCTGCTCGCCTCCTGGCAGGGCAACCCGCCACCCGAGTCGATCTCCATCTCGCCCACGGTGCGTGAGATCACCGGTCGCGAGCCGCGTTCGTTCGAGGAGTGGGCCGTTGAGCACGCCGCCCACTTCGGCGCGGAGGCCTAG
- a CDS encoding methionyl-tRNA formyltransferase: protein MRLVFMGYQTWGHRVLEALLTEHEVPLVITHPTSDHAYETIWDDSVADLAAKHGIPVLERRYANDEEVAERLRELGPDLMVSSDWRTWVAPHIYGLAKHGAINIHDALLPRYGGFAPLNWALINGEREVGVTVHFMNEKFDLGDIVLQRRVPVEDDDTVTDLFHKTIKLFAPMTLEAVELIDSGRTDWVKQDPADATFFHKRSVEDSRIHWTWSARDIVNLVRAQADPYPNTFAYFNSERIGILAASVSRLRLGGTPGRVFRPDGEGVAIVCGPGARGGTEYGVVVERIRTDDGREHRATDFFRAMGGYLTSHPSP from the coding sequence GTGCGTCTTGTCTTCATGGGCTACCAAACGTGGGGTCACCGGGTCCTGGAGGCCCTGCTGACCGAGCACGAGGTCCCGCTCGTCATCACCCATCCAACGAGCGATCACGCTTACGAGACCATCTGGGACGACTCGGTGGCGGATCTCGCGGCGAAGCACGGCATCCCCGTACTGGAGCGCCGGTACGCCAACGACGAGGAGGTGGCGGAACGGCTGCGCGAGCTGGGCCCCGACCTCATGGTCTCCTCCGACTGGCGCACCTGGGTGGCGCCGCACATCTACGGCCTGGCCAAGCACGGCGCGATCAACATCCACGACGCGCTGTTGCCCCGCTACGGGGGCTTCGCACCGCTCAACTGGGCCCTCATCAACGGTGAGCGCGAGGTCGGCGTCACCGTCCACTTCATGAACGAGAAGTTCGACCTCGGCGACATCGTGCTGCAGCGCCGGGTCCCGGTCGAGGACGACGACACCGTCACCGACCTGTTCCACAAGACGATAAAGCTGTTCGCGCCGATGACCCTGGAGGCCGTCGAACTCATCGACTCGGGCCGGACGGACTGGGTCAAGCAGGATCCGGCCGACGCCACGTTCTTCCACAAACGCTCGGTCGAGGACAGCAGGATCCACTGGACGTGGTCGGCGAGGGACATCGTGAACCTGGTCCGGGCCCAGGCGGACCCCTACCCCAACACGTTCGCCTACTTCAACAGCGAGCGCATCGGGATCCTGGCCGCCTCGGTGTCGAGGCTCCGCCTGGGCGGCACGCCCGGCCGGGTGTTCCGCCCGGACGGTGAGGGGGTGGCGATCGTCTGCGGCCCCGGCGCGCGCGGTGGCACCGAGTACGGGGTGGTGGTGGAGCGGATCCGCACCGACGACGGCCGGGAGCACCGCGCCACCGACTTCTTCCGCGCCATGGGCGGCTACCTCACCAGTCACCCGTCGCCGTGA